The Streptomyces sp. NBC_01689 genome includes a window with the following:
- a CDS encoding ABC transporter permease, translated as MSEKTIERPTTDEAALAKEIEAEEKAAARQASLLKDGWADLRKRPMFIVTALVIVCLLALAIAPSVFTARSPFSDGFCQLQNSMSGPSSGHLFGYDVQGCDIYTRAVYGTRNSIVVGVVTTIATTLIGGLVGMLAGLIGGWADALLSRITEVFAGLPLLIGGLLIMSVWGGGDVWSVSFIMAILGWPQVFRIMRGEVIANKYNDYVMAARALGAGSWRIAFRHILPNTLAPVIVITTMNLGVYIGAEAALSYLGIGIQYPNISWGVMISDAQDRFLTSPHALLFPAGALSITVLAFIMLGDVVRDAFDPKMR; from the coding sequence ATGAGTGAGAAGACGATAGAGAGGCCCACGACCGACGAGGCCGCCCTCGCCAAGGAGATCGAGGCCGAGGAGAAGGCGGCCGCCCGTCAGGCGAGCCTCCTCAAGGACGGCTGGGCGGACCTGCGCAAGCGGCCCATGTTCATCGTGACCGCCCTGGTCATCGTGTGCCTGCTCGCGCTGGCGATCGCGCCCAGCGTGTTCACGGCGCGCTCCCCGTTCTCGGACGGTTTCTGCCAGCTGCAGAACTCCATGAGCGGACCCTCGTCCGGGCACCTGTTCGGCTACGACGTACAGGGCTGCGACATCTACACCCGGGCCGTGTACGGCACGCGCAACTCGATCGTCGTCGGTGTGGTGACCACCATCGCCACCACCCTGATCGGCGGTCTGGTGGGCATGCTCGCCGGTCTGATCGGCGGCTGGGCGGACGCGCTGCTGTCCCGCATCACCGAGGTGTTCGCGGGTCTGCCGCTGCTCATCGGCGGTCTGCTGATCATGTCCGTCTGGGGCGGCGGTGACGTCTGGTCGGTGTCGTTCATCATGGCGATCCTCGGCTGGCCGCAGGTCTTCCGGATCATGCGCGGCGAGGTCATCGCGAACAAGTACAACGACTACGTGATGGCGGCCCGGGCCCTGGGCGCGGGTTCGTGGCGCATCGCGTTCCGGCACATCCTGCCGAACACGCTCGCCCCGGTCATCGTCATCACCACGATGAACCTCGGTGTCTACATCGGTGCCGAAGCCGCCCTGTCCTACCTGGGCATCGGCATCCAGTACCCGAACATCTCCTGGGGCGTGATGATCAGTGACGCCCAGGACCGGTTCCTGACCTCGCCGCACGCCCTGCTGTTCCCGGCCGGTGCCCTGAGCATCACCGTGCTGGCGTTCATCATGCTCGGCGACGTGGTCCGCGACGCCTTCGATCCCAAGATGCGCTGA
- a CDS encoding ABC transporter permease, whose product MGRYVVRRLLQVIPVLIGVTFIIFCLVFALPGDPIQALAGDKRADPNIAAILRAHYHLNEPLYQQYWHYISGVFTGDLGETYNGRAISEIVSERFPVTLKLGLTAFAIEAVIGVVAGILSALKRGKFLDNVVLVATLVLISIPVFVFGSVLQLEFGMSLKLTPVAGIEKGWPQSYILPAIVLAATSMAYIARLVRSSMTESIRADYVRTAIAKGLPRRRVIGVHALRNSMIPVVTFLGFDLGALMGGAIITERVFNMPGLGGQLAQSLYLRERPVVVGLVTLLVLIYLVANLVVDLLYAVLDPRIRYE is encoded by the coding sequence ATGGGCCGATACGTCGTGCGCCGTCTTCTGCAGGTGATCCCTGTGTTGATAGGCGTCACGTTCATCATCTTCTGCCTGGTCTTCGCGTTGCCCGGCGACCCGATCCAGGCACTGGCCGGCGACAAGCGCGCCGACCCCAACATCGCGGCGATCCTCCGCGCGCACTACCACCTGAACGAACCGCTCTACCAGCAGTACTGGCACTACATCAGCGGCGTCTTCACCGGTGACCTCGGTGAGACGTACAACGGCCGTGCCATCTCCGAGATCGTCTCCGAGCGGTTCCCGGTCACCCTGAAGCTGGGTCTGACCGCCTTCGCCATCGAGGCCGTCATCGGCGTCGTCGCGGGCATCCTCTCCGCTCTCAAGCGGGGCAAGTTCCTCGACAACGTCGTGCTCGTCGCCACGCTCGTGCTGATCTCGATCCCGGTCTTCGTCTTCGGCAGCGTGCTCCAGCTCGAGTTCGGCATGAGCCTCAAGCTCACCCCGGTCGCCGGTATCGAGAAGGGCTGGCCGCAGAGCTACATCCTTCCGGCCATCGTGCTGGCCGCGACCTCCATGGCGTACATCGCGCGACTGGTCCGGTCGAGCATGACGGAGTCCATCCGCGCCGACTACGTCCGCACCGCGATCGCCAAGGGCCTGCCCCGGCGCCGGGTCATCGGCGTGCACGCGCTGCGGAACTCCATGATTCCGGTCGTCACCTTCCTGGGCTTCGACCTCGGCGCCCTCATGGGCGGCGCCATCATCACCGAGCGCGTGTTCAACATGCCCGGTCTCGGTGGCCAGCTCGCCCAGTCCCTGTATCTGCGCGAACGACCCGTCGTGGTCGGTCTGGTGACCCTCCTGGTGCTCATCTACCTGGTCGCCAACCTCGTCGTGGACCTGCTGTACGCCGTGCTCGACCCGAGGATCCGTTATGAGTGA
- a CDS encoding peptide ABC transporter substrate-binding protein, with translation MRGAKSAKWVAIAAVVALGATACGGGGGDSSSGAGKGNGVVSVEIGEPQNSLVPSNTYETEGGQVINALFTGLTKLDASNKVVNAMAESIETKDNKVWTIKLKSGYTFHNGEKVTAQSFVDAWNYGANQTNAQQTNPLFSHIQGYSDLNPGEGKKPSTDQMSGLKAVDDSTLQVTLSGAFSAFPSQLSFTAFVPLPKAFFKDPKGFGEAPIGNGPFKMKGKFKHNEQIDTTKYDKYPDASKIEVKGVNFKIYSNPDTAYKDLVAGNLDSLLTIPTSGLPTYKKDLPNRTIDEADSAVGYIGFPIKYNKAFQNADLRKAISMAIDRQTIADKVFLGARTPADDYISPIIDGYRKGACGDGCTLNVAKAKELYKKSGGLPGNKLELGYNADGGHKEWIEAVANQLQQNLGLKVTAKPFEQFQTILNDLDAKKYQGAFRMAWSMDYPDAEDYLRPVFSKDAIANGSNYSGYVNEDFEKLLVKGDQAPTHEDAVKFYQQADDVLLKDMPYIPVYFYTLNAGFSDKIKSMKVAGHQILWDTVKLS, from the coding sequence ATGCGTGGTGCCAAGAGCGCCAAGTGGGTTGCGATAGCCGCAGTTGTGGCGCTGGGTGCGACGGCCTGTGGCGGTGGCGGGGGCGACAGCAGCTCGGGCGCGGGCAAGGGCAACGGCGTCGTGTCGGTGGAGATCGGCGAACCGCAGAACTCGCTGGTTCCCTCCAACACGTACGAGACCGAGGGCGGCCAGGTCATCAACGCCCTCTTCACGGGTCTGACCAAGCTTGACGCCAGCAACAAGGTCGTCAACGCCATGGCCGAGTCGATCGAGACCAAGGACAACAAGGTCTGGACGATCAAGCTCAAGTCGGGCTACACGTTCCACAACGGCGAGAAGGTCACCGCCCAGTCGTTCGTCGACGCCTGGAACTACGGCGCGAACCAGACGAACGCCCAGCAGACCAACCCGCTGTTCAGCCACATCCAGGGCTACAGCGACCTGAACCCGGGCGAGGGCAAGAAGCCGTCGACCGACCAGATGTCGGGCCTCAAGGCCGTCGACGACAGCACCCTGCAGGTCACCCTCAGCGGCGCGTTCTCGGCGTTCCCGTCCCAGCTGTCCTTCACGGCGTTCGTGCCGCTGCCCAAGGCGTTCTTCAAGGACCCGAAGGGCTTCGGCGAGGCCCCGATCGGCAACGGCCCCTTCAAGATGAAGGGCAAGTTCAAGCACAACGAGCAGATCGACACCACGAAGTACGACAAGTACCCGGACGCCTCGAAGATCGAGGTCAAGGGTGTCAACTTCAAGATCTACTCGAACCCGGACACCGCCTACAAGGACCTCGTCGCCGGCAACCTCGACAGCCTGCTGACGATCCCGACCTCGGGCCTGCCGACGTACAAGAAGGACCTGCCGAACCGTACGATCGACGAGGCCGACTCGGCCGTCGGTTACATCGGCTTCCCGATCAAGTACAACAAGGCCTTCCAGAACGCCGACCTGCGCAAGGCCATCTCCATGGCCATCGACCGGCAGACGATCGCCGACAAGGTCTTCCTCGGTGCGCGTACGCCCGCGGACGACTACATCAGCCCGATCATCGACGGCTACCGCAAGGGCGCGTGCGGTGACGGCTGCACCCTGAACGTCGCGAAGGCCAAGGAGCTCTACAAGAAGAGCGGCGGCCTGCCCGGCAACAAGCTGGAGCTCGGCTACAACGCCGACGGCGGCCACAAGGAGTGGATCGAGGCCGTCGCGAACCAGCTCCAGCAGAACCTGGGCCTGAAGGTGACGGCGAAGCCGTTCGAGCAGTTCCAGACCATCCTGAACGACCTGGACGCCAAGAAGTACCAGGGCGCGTTCCGTATGGCGTGGAGCATGGACTACCCGGACGCCGAGGACTACCTCCGCCCGGTCTTCTCCAAGGACGCCATCGCCAACGGCTCGAACTACTCGGGTTACGTCAACGAGGACTTCGAGAAGCTCCTCGTCAAGGGTGACCAGGCCCCGACGCACGAGGACGCGGTCAAGTTCTACCAGCAGGCCGACGACGTCCTGCTGAAGGACATGCCGTACATCCCGGTCTACTTCTACACCCTGAACGCGGGCTTCAGCGACAAGATCAAGTCGATGAAGGTCGCCGGTCACCAGATCCTGTGGGACACGGTCAAGCTCAGCTGA
- the typA gene encoding translational GTPase TypA, giving the protein MATRHDIRNVAIVAHVDHGKTTLVDAMLKQAGAFAAHAAESLDDRMMDSNDLEREKGITILAKNTAVKYHPKDGGEVITINIIDTPGHADFGGEVERGLSMVDAVVLLVDASEGPLPQTRFVLRKALQARLPVILCINKTDRPDSRIDEVVNEAYDLFLDLDADEDQIEFPIVYACARDGVASLTKPEDGTVPQDSDSLEPFFSTILSHVPAPEFDEEAPLQAHVTNLDADNFLGRIALLRVEQGELRKGQTVTWIKRDGTMSNVRITELLMTEALTRKPAEKAGPGDICAVAGIPDIMIGETLADTENPIALPLITVDEPAISMTIGTNTSPLVGRGGTGKGADNKAAVKDRKVTARQVKDRLDRELVGNVSLRVLDTERPDAWEVQGRGELALAILVEQMRREGFELTIGKPQVVTQEIDGKVHEPVERMTIDVPEEHMGAVTQLMGVRKGRMDNMSNHGSGWVRMEFVVPSRGLIGFRTEFLTGTRGTGIAHSIHEGHEPWFGVLATRNNGSLVADRAGAVTAFAMTNLQERGVLFTDPGTEVYEGMIVGENSRADDMDVNITKEKKLTNMRSSSADSFEAIVPPRKLSLEQSLEFCRDDECVEVTPEAVRIRKVNLDGRERARAASRAKNS; this is encoded by the coding sequence ATGGCCACGCGCCACGACATCCGCAACGTCGCCATCGTCGCCCACGTCGACCATGGCAAGACCACCCTGGTCGATGCCATGCTCAAGCAGGCCGGTGCCTTCGCCGCGCACGCCGCCGAGTCGCTTGACGACCGCATGATGGACTCGAACGACCTGGAGCGTGAGAAGGGCATCACGATCCTGGCCAAGAACACGGCCGTGAAGTACCACCCCAAGGACGGGGGCGAGGTCATCACGATCAACATCATCGACACCCCCGGCCACGCCGACTTCGGCGGTGAGGTCGAGCGCGGTCTGTCGATGGTGGACGCGGTCGTCCTCCTCGTCGACGCCTCCGAGGGCCCGCTGCCGCAGACCCGCTTCGTGCTGCGCAAGGCGCTGCAGGCCCGTCTGCCCGTCATCCTGTGCATCAACAAGACCGACCGGCCCGACTCGCGCATCGACGAGGTCGTGAACGAGGCGTACGACCTCTTCCTCGACCTCGACGCCGACGAGGACCAGATCGAGTTCCCGATCGTCTACGCGTGTGCGCGGGACGGCGTCGCCTCGCTGACCAAGCCGGAGGACGGCACGGTCCCGCAGGACAGCGACAGCCTGGAGCCGTTCTTCTCCACGATCCTCTCGCACGTCCCGGCCCCCGAATTCGACGAGGAGGCCCCGCTCCAGGCGCACGTCACCAACCTGGACGCGGACAACTTCCTCGGCCGTATCGCGCTCCTGCGTGTCGAGCAGGGCGAGCTGCGCAAGGGCCAGACCGTCACGTGGATCAAGCGCGACGGCACGATGTCCAACGTCCGCATCACCGAGCTGCTGATGACCGAGGCGCTCACCCGCAAGCCCGCCGAGAAGGCGGGCCCCGGTGACATCTGCGCCGTCGCCGGCATCCCGGACATCATGATCGGCGAGACCCTCGCCGACACCGAGAACCCCATCGCGCTGCCGCTCATCACGGTCGACGAGCCGGCGATCTCGATGACGATCGGTACCAACACCTCGCCGCTGGTCGGCCGTGGCGGCACCGGCAAGGGCGCCGACAACAAGGCCGCGGTCAAGGACCGCAAGGTCACCGCCCGCCAGGTCAAGGACCGCCTCGACCGCGAGCTGGTCGGCAACGTCTCGCTGCGGGTGCTCGACACCGAGCGCCCGGACGCCTGGGAGGTCCAGGGCCGTGGTGAGCTCGCGCTCGCCATCCTGGTCGAGCAGATGCGCCGCGAGGGCTTCGAGCTGACCATCGGCAAGCCGCAGGTGGTCACCCAGGAGATCGACGGCAAGGTCCACGAGCCCGTCGAGCGCATGACGATCGACGTGCCCGAGGAGCACATGGGCGCGGTCACGCAGCTCATGGGCGTCCGCAAGGGCCGGATGGACAACATGTCCAACCACGGCTCGGGCTGGGTCCGCATGGAGTTCGTCGTCCCCTCCCGCGGTCTCATCGGCTTCCGTACGGAGTTCCTGACCGGCACCCGCGGCACGGGCATCGCCCACTCCATCCACGAGGGCCACGAGCCCTGGTTCGGCGTGCTGGCCACCCGTAACAACGGCTCCCTGGTCGCCGACCGCGCCGGTGCCGTCACCGCCTTCGCGATGACGAACCTGCAGGAGCGCGGCGTGCTGTTCACCGACCCCGGCACCGAGGTGTACGAGGGCATGATCGTCGGCGAGAACTCGCGCGCCGACGACATGGACGTGAACATCACCAAGGAGAAGAAGCTCACGAACATGCGGTCGTCCTCGGCCGACTCGTTCGAGGCGATCGTGCCGCCGCGCAAGCTCTCCCTGGAGCAGTCCCTGGAGTTCTGCCGTGACGACGAGTGCGTCGAGGTGACCCCGGAGGCCGTGCGCATCCGCAAGGTCAACCTGGACGGCCGCGAGCGCGCCCGCGCCGCCAGCCGCGCCAAGAACAGCTGA
- a CDS encoding ABC transporter substrate-binding protein has translation MSHDGVGLRAVMRSVAFLTAGALAVPVLTACSADEEEKAGPVAAQDIAPAGRNQVTDGGTLRWAVDSVPATLNTFQADADATTSRVAGAVLPSLYRLDRNGSPQLNPDYLESAKIVDEEPKQVVLYKLNQQAVWSDGREIGADDFAAQWRALSGKDSAYWTARNAGYDRIEKIERGKNNLEVRVTFSRPYADWKSLFSPLYPKDVMGTAATFNDGARRKLNVTAGPFALQSVDSKSGEIHLTRNPRWWGRPAKLAEIALVAVPRGQRATALAANKIDMADVDAEEAGRITLAAGAKGSAPRQGPGTPVTPDSTLSPAKALHSWAVAHGSDEAAARDEAGAREKLRLAAAQYTAEQNALSGFVVRKSLEPAYTQLALNGSEGPLADERVRRAVARALNRDELAQAVLKPLGLPAVPVGSHLALAGQQAYADNSDALGGQDAKEAQALLLDAGWVRGGPVKEEKKDEKKDTEKGKAAGPEGRKADPGAEPDSDDGNYTVGEDNKPAGIDRTKADPAEQSDEGEQAERSEQGERAEQGERAGQHRTQRSEEQTPTRFRRGGAPGAYAPKGTAAPAGVESGVLAKDGKPLTLRFVLPSGPGSESLSTVADRISRMLERIGIRTETTKVAGDSYFKDHIAAGQYDMALYSWPASAFPATDARPIFAKPVPAADGSLSVEQNYTRVGTDQVDQLFDQAMSTLDESEERALVRKADARIWAAAGSIPLYQRPQLTAVRPNLANAGSFGFQTPLYEDMGFLKKGAKAPAVPSTPAG, from the coding sequence ATGTCCCACGACGGCGTCGGACTGCGCGCGGTGATGCGCTCGGTCGCGTTCCTGACCGCGGGCGCGCTCGCGGTGCCCGTCCTCACCGCGTGCAGCGCGGACGAGGAGGAGAAGGCCGGCCCCGTCGCCGCGCAGGACATCGCGCCCGCGGGCCGCAACCAGGTCACGGACGGCGGCACCCTGCGATGGGCCGTCGACTCCGTCCCGGCGACCCTGAACACCTTCCAGGCCGACGCCGACGCCACGACCTCGCGGGTCGCCGGCGCCGTGCTGCCCTCCCTGTACCGGCTCGACCGCAACGGCAGCCCGCAGCTCAACCCCGACTACCTGGAGTCGGCCAAGATCGTCGACGAGGAGCCCAAGCAGGTCGTCCTCTACAAGCTCAACCAGCAGGCGGTCTGGAGCGACGGCCGCGAGATCGGCGCCGACGACTTCGCGGCCCAGTGGCGTGCCCTGTCCGGCAAGGACAGCGCGTACTGGACCGCCCGCAACGCCGGGTACGACCGCATCGAGAAGATCGAGCGCGGCAAGAACAACCTGGAGGTGCGGGTCACCTTCAGCCGCCCGTACGCCGACTGGAAGTCGCTGTTCTCACCGCTGTACCCGAAGGACGTCATGGGCACCGCGGCCACCTTCAACGACGGCGCCCGCCGCAAGCTGAACGTCACCGCCGGTCCCTTCGCCCTGCAGAGCGTCGACAGCAAGTCCGGCGAGATCCACCTCACCCGCAATCCCCGCTGGTGGGGCCGGCCGGCGAAGCTCGCGGAGATCGCGCTGGTCGCCGTCCCGCGCGGCCAGCGCGCCACCGCACTCGCCGCGAACAAGATCGACATGGCCGACGTGGACGCCGAGGAGGCCGGCCGCATCACGCTCGCCGCCGGAGCCAAGGGCAGCGCCCCGCGGCAGGGCCCGGGCACCCCCGTCACCCCGGACAGCACACTCAGCCCGGCCAAGGCGCTGCACTCCTGGGCCGTCGCCCACGGCTCCGACGAGGCCGCCGCCCGCGACGAGGCCGGAGCCCGCGAGAAGCTGCGCCTGGCAGCGGCGCAGTACACGGCCGAGCAGAACGCCCTGAGCGGCTTCGTCGTCCGCAAGTCCCTCGAACCGGCCTACACCCAGCTCGCGCTGAACGGCTCCGAGGGCCCCCTCGCCGACGAACGCGTCCGCCGCGCCGTCGCCCGCGCCCTCAACCGCGACGAACTGGCGCAGGCCGTGCTCAAGCCGCTGGGCCTGCCCGCCGTACCGGTCGGCAGCCACCTCGCGCTCGCCGGCCAGCAAGCGTACGCCGACAACAGCGACGCCCTCGGCGGCCAGGACGCGAAGGAGGCGCAGGCGCTGCTCCTGGACGCCGGCTGGGTGCGCGGGGGGCCGGTCAAGGAGGAGAAGAAGGACGAGAAGAAGGACACGGAGAAGGGCAAGGCGGCCGGGCCCGAGGGCAGGAAGGCGGACCCCGGCGCGGAGCCGGACTCCGACGACGGGAACTACACCGTCGGCGAGGACAACAAGCCCGCCGGGATCGACCGGACGAAGGCGGACCCGGCGGAGCAGTCCGACGAGGGGGAGCAGGCCGAGCGTTCCGAGCAGGGGGAGCGGGCCGAGCAGGGCGAGCGGGCCGGACAGCACCGGACGCAGCGCTCGGAGGAGCAGACCCCCACGCGGTTCCGCCGGGGCGGAGCTCCCGGCGCCTACGCACCCAAGGGCACGGCGGCCCCGGCGGGAGTGGAGTCCGGGGTCCTCGCCAAGGACGGCAAGCCGCTCACGCTCCGTTTCGTGCTGCCCTCCGGCCCGGGATCGGAGTCCCTGAGCACCGTCGCCGACCGCATCTCGCGGATGCTGGAGCGCATCGGCATCCGTACGGAGACGACGAAGGTCGCGGGCGACAGCTACTTCAAGGACCACATCGCGGCCGGTCAGTACGACATGGCGCTGTACTCCTGGCCCGCCTCCGCCTTCCCGGCCACCGACGCCCGCCCGATCTTCGCGAAGCCGGTCCCGGCCGCCGACGGCTCGCTCTCCGTCGAGCAGAACTACACCCGGGTCGGCACCGACCAGGTCGACCAGCTGTTCGACCAGGCCATGAGCACGCTGGACGAGAGCGAGGAGAGGGCGCTGGTCCGCAAGGCCGACGCCCGGATCTGGGCCGCCGCAGGATCGATTCCTCTCTACCAGCGGCCCCAGCTCACCGCCGTCCGCCCGAACCTCGCCAACGCCGGGTCGTTCGGGTTCCAGACCCCTCTTTACGAGGACATGGGCTTTCTGAAGAAGGGCGCGAAAGCGCCGGCCGTTCCCAGCACCCCCGCGGGGTGA